A portion of the Carassius carassius chromosome 42, fCarCar2.1, whole genome shotgun sequence genome contains these proteins:
- the LOC132124208 gene encoding holocytochrome c-type synthase-like, which translates to MQLIFMSYIFFPPRTQCMPGEPEVAVHVDIAERPILETLKVSGLVFIIMGASVSNLPPTLLAESAMSAPHFGGASPPPGCPMHQEPPKSSPPPECPMHQAQTPQAGPAHQERAYEFVECPMRASEGTIDPANMMSPPNQVPAPDQPFSLSVKRAESKIPRSGTGQNWVYPSEQMFWNAMLRKGWRWKDDSLAPEDMTNIIQIHNRNNDQAWQEILKWEALHVSECPCGPSLKKFGGKAKEFSPRARIRHWMGYELPFDRHDWIVDRCGKEVRYVIDYYDGDINKDTYQFSILDVRPAIDSLEAVWDRMRVAWWRWTS; encoded by the exons atgcaattaatatttatgagcTACATATTCTTCCCGCCCCGCACGCAGTGCATGCCGGGTGAACCGGAAGTAGCCGTGCACGTTGACATTGCAGAGCGTCCGATCCTCGAGACACTGAAAG TTTCAGGATTGGTGTTCATCATCATGGGTGCATCCGTATCCAATCTTCCCCCAACTCTTCTAGCAGAGTCTGCAATGTCAGCACCACATTTTGGTGGGGCGTCCCCACCCCCTGGGTGTCCCATGCATCAAGAGCCCCCTAAAA GCTCTCCGCCTCCTGAGTGCCCGATGCATCAGGCTCAGACGCCACAGGCCGGCCCAGCGCATCAGGAGAGAGCTTATGAGTTTGTCGAATGTCCCATGAGAGCTTCTGAAGGAACCATTGATCCCGCAAACATG ATGTCCCCTCCGAACCAGGTGCCCGCCCCGGACCAGCCGTTTTCTCTGTCCGTGAAAAGAGCGGAGTCTAAAATCCCACGTTCAGGCACAGGCCAGAACTGGGTCTATCCTTCTGAACAGATGTTCTGGAATGCAATGCTGCGGAAGGG GTGGCGCTGGAAGGATGACAGTCTTGCTCCAGAAGACATGACCAATATAATTCAGATCCACAATCGTAACAACGATCAAGCCTGGCAGGAAATCCTGAAGTGGGAAGCGCTGCATGTCAG TGAGTGTCCCTGTGGTCCATCTCTGAAGAAATTCGGGGGCAAAGCCAAAGAGTTCTCGCCCAGAGCCAGAATACGTCATTGGATGGG ATATGAATTGCCTTTCGACCGACATGATTGGATTGTAGATCGGTGCGGAAAGGAAGTCCGATATGTCATTGACTACTATGATGGGGATATTAATAAAGACACCTACCAGTTTTCCATCCTGGATGTGCGTCCAGCCATCGACTCTCTAGAGGCTGTCTGGGATCGGATGAGGGTGGCCTGGTGGCGCTGGACATCATAG
- the LOC132124210 gene encoding TLC domain-containing protein 4-B-like yields the protein MDPFSQLILLISVVSFCTFQWLFHSVSPWASSRISPGFLKLTHKQKIEWNSRTVSTLHALLVGLFCLYILFFDEAVNQDPVWGDPTLVKINVSITTGYLISDLLLIFYYWRAIGDKFFVIHHLAALYAYYYVLGQGMLPYFANFRLLAEFSTPCVNQRWFFEVLGYPKVSKPNMANGVLMALVFFLVRIAVMPVYYSRMCSVYGTEAFYKVSFGGRSAWIFSSICLDIMNIMWMHKITRGCYKVLRSSRRSKLESQENGKTN from the exons ATGGACCCCTTCAGCCAGCTGATCCTGCTCATCTCGGTGGTGAGTTTTTGCACCTTCCAGTGGCTCTTTCACAGCGTGAGCCCATGGGCATCATCCAGAATCAGCCCTGGCTTCCTAAAACTCACCCACAAACAGAAGATCGAATGGAACTCGAG GACTGTGTCCACGCTCCACGCTCTGTTGGTAGGCCTTTTCTGCCTCTACATCCTGTTCTTCGATGAGGCTGTCAATCAGGACCCCGTATG GGGAGATCCTACTCTGGTGAAGATAAACGTGAGCATTACTACAGGCTACCTCATATCTG atctgctgcttATATTTTACTATTGGAGAGCAATAGGAGACAAGTTTTTTGTAATCCACCACCTGGCAGCATTGTATGCTTACTACTATGTACTG GGTCAAGGAATGTTGCCTTATTTTGCTAACTTCCGTCTGCTTGCAGAGTTTTCCACACCATGTGTAAACCAACG CTGGTTCTTTGAAGTATTAGGTTACCCCAAAGTCTCCAAGCCCAACATGGCTAACGGGGTACTGATGGCGCTCGTGTTTTTCCTGGTGCGGATCGCCGTCATGCCAGTATACTACAGTCGAATGTGCTCAGTGTATGGCACAGAGGCCTTCTACAAGGTCTCGTTCGGCGGCCGTAGCGCTTGGATCTTCTCCAGCATCTGCCTGGACATCATGAACATCATGTGGATGCATAAAATCACTCGTGGCTGCTACAAAGTCCTGCGTTCCAGCAGGAGATCCAAACTTGAGAGCCAGGAGAACGGAAAAACTAATTGA